DNA from Lactobacillus johnsonii:
TGATTAGGTAGAATTTGATAATTACTTTCTTCGAGAATATCGTTAATCAAACTTGAATTATTAAATTCTAAATATTTTTTTGTTTCAGCTTTATTGTTTAGATTTTTAATTATTCTACCATTCTTTAAAAATAAAACTTGATCTGCATATTGCTGTAAATTTTCTAACAAATGTGAGGCCATAATTATTAACTTACCTTGTGCTCGCAAATTTAACAATACCTGTGAAATTAACTGAACGTTTTGGGGATCTAATCCATTCATTACTTCATCTAAAAGCATGACTGACGTATTGGTAGCCACCACCATTGCAAAACATAAACGTTGTTTCATCCCTAGTGAATAGGTTTCTACTTTACGATCAATATAAGTTTCCATTTTTAAGGTTGAAATAATATCTTTTACTTTCTGCGGATTATTATGCCATAAGTTAGCATAAAGTTTTAAATGATCTCTCCCAGTCATAAAAGAAAAAAGTTCACTTTGGTCAGGAAAAGCACAAATTTCTTGATGCAATTTAACTGTTGTCTTTTCGTTCTTATACTGTAATTCATTATATTCTACGTATCCCTTTTGAGGTTTTAGATTGTTCAATATAACATTGATCAATGTCGATTTTCCTGTACCATTTGGTGCAACTAAGCCATAAATTGTTCCATTTTGGAAATTATAATTAAAATCATCTAAGACAGTATGATTACCAAAAGATAAGGTAATATTTTTTAATTTAAGCATTTAATTTCATCCCTTTACTAATGAAACTCTATTTGAATGACTAATCATTATCATACAAATTTCAACTATTAAAATGGCAAAAATAAGCGGATAAAGTCCTGCTACAAATCCCCATCCTGGAGAATCCATTAAATATGCTAAATTTCCAGTTAAACTTTCTCCAATAGAGAAATACATCATTGGTAGATTTTGTAAAAATGGATATACATATCCCATTCCTAAAGAAAAATAGAAAACTTTTCCACTAATTGCAGACATAGTTGCTAATATTTCAGCAATGTATTCATTTCTAAAAATTATAGAAAATAAAATCGTGAGCCTAATAAACAAGAAAACAATTAAAATGGCAAAAATTCCAAACTGCCCAAAATATTCTCCTAAGGTTGGATATTTAAAAGGCTGTAAAAAATACAATCTTCCCGTATAAAAAGTTGTTCTCAAATTAAATGAACCAAAGCCATATTTTGGAGCTGTACATAAAGTAATTACCACTAAAGCTAGTAAAAAATTTATCCCGACGCCTATTTCAACTACCAGGGTTTTAATCCAAAGGATAGAATTTTTACTTAAGGGAATATTTTTTAAGACCGATTTGTTCTTACGATCGTTAGGTACAATATCCGCTGCAAAAAATATCACAATAATAATTAATATTAGAGCTGTCCAACCTGATATAGAATTTTGCAATATTTGTAAAGTAGTTCTTTCCTCGATAGTATTCCTAGTAAGTGGCTGTTTGCTTTTAACTAGAGCGTCATATAAATGGGCTGTTCTTTGATAACCAAAGTGCCCATCCTCCCTATAATTATTATTTTGGTAATACTGAACGGGATATAGAAATTGTTCATTCTCATCTACAAAAATCAAATGATCAACATCTTTATACCACCTGCTTGAGTAAATAGCATATTCTCTCCAATTGTTTGTCTTAATTCCATGAAGACGATGTTTATCAAATTTTAGAATAGCAGGATAAGTTTTTAGAGCATTAACATATCCTTCATTCGGCACCTCATGTGCATTTTTTGATTTCTGCATTTCATTTATTTTTGTTACTGCTTTTTTCAAGAATAAATTATATCGTTGGTATTCTCCCTTAATTGCATAAGGATCAACTTTTTCAATTATTTGCCGATTAGGTACGCTAACTAAGCCAAAATATAAAGAAAGAATAAAAGTTAAAACAAATAAACCAATATTTTTAGGATTAGTGAAAAAGCATTTTAGTTGAAAAATAAAATATTGTTTCTTCATTTTCATCCCTTCCTCTCCCCTAGATACTTAAATCCATAAATCAAAATCAATGACCAGATCAGAAGTACTAAGTAGCCAGTCAGAAAATTAACATTGGTTAAATGCAAATTACTTGCAAGGTCTCCATTAAATAGATTGGTTAAATCTAAATATGGCGATGGTAAAAATACAAGCCACTTCAAAATATCTTTTGGTAAAAATAATAAAGCGTAAATACTGCCTTCGATGAAGATAGTTAAATAAATGTTCTTAGTTATCTGATTTAAAAACATACTTAAACTTGTAACAAAAATAACTAATCCAGAAATATATGCTAAAAAGACAAGGCAATAACTCCATAAAGGTATAGTAAGTGCATGAGTAAAATAAAAATTAACCGGATAGTTTAAAGTAACAAAATTATGTTTTATACCAGCAAATACATAAGCTCCAATTATAGAGAGTAATACTGATGAGAAAACTAAGATAAAGTTAATGCCAATCTTTTCAATTATCTCGTCTTTAAAGAAATAAGGAATATTTTTTAAGACTGATTGATGGTTCAAGTTAATAATCCAGCTATCAGCCGAGATGAAAGAAATATAAAAGAAGATAATAGTACCTAAAAATGATAAAACATAAATTAAATATGTTGCTGAACTTTCATTACTCATTACAATCGGAATCTTATGATTAATCAAATAATTAATCCGATTCAATTCTTTGCTAATAAAAAATTGCGATGGCACATTTAATGTATTAGCTCCAGCATAGTGGTTCGTATAGCCTGCTTGCATAGTGGTTAGCAAATTGCGATAGCTGTTTAAATATTGCACAGGATCGGTAAATACTTGACTATTTTGTAAACTAGCTAATTCCTGAGCTTGTTTATTTAAATTGTCATAGGTATTCTTATAAGTAGATTTTTTTAGCATTTCACTATCAAAATAATTAGAATTAGCCTGCAAGGATTCGCTATAAGTTTCCCAGCTTTTTGTTCCATCTCCTATTTTTTGATTTTCCACTATAAATAAAGAAAAGGTTGAAAATAGGATAAGAATAACAATAAGAAGTTGGTTTTTCTTTGATTTTAAGACAATTAACAAGTTGGATTTAAGATATGTTAGATTCATTGGTACAACTTCCTTAAAATTTATTTTAGTATAATATTAGCACAAAATAACAAAAGCATTAATAAATAAAATTAATATTTCATATTCTTTTTTTATCTTTTCATATTATTTTTAGCTCAATCAGACCAATTAGACAATTATCGATCAACAAAAAAGCCCGTGTAAAACATGGGCTTTTATTTACTGATAAATCTCTCAATAAGCTTTCAGTTATCCTACTCAAAGGATAATTCTAGTCTATTAAAATATA
Protein-coding regions in this window:
- a CDS encoding ABC transporter ATP-binding protein, producing the protein MLKLKNITLSFGNHTVLDDFNYNFQNGTIYGLVAPNGTGKSTLINVILNNLKPQKGYVEYNELQYKNEKTTVKLHQEICAFPDQSELFSFMTGRDHLKLYANLWHNNPQKVKDIISTLKMETYIDRKVETYSLGMKQRLCFAMVVATNTSVMLLDEVMNGLDPQNVQLISQVLLNLRAQGKLIIMASHLLENLQQYADQVLFLKNGRIIKNLNNKAETKKYLEFNNSSLINDILEESNYQILPNQTILLPITVRKISLEDLFNKFYE
- a CDS encoding tellurium resistance protein TerC, translated to MKMKKQYFIFQLKCFFTNPKNIGLFVLTFILSLYFGLVSVPNRQIIEKVDPYAIKGEYQRYNLFLKKAVTKINEMQKSKNAHEVPNEGYVNALKTYPAILKFDKHRLHGIKTNNWREYAIYSSRWYKDVDHLIFVDENEQFLYPVQYYQNNNYREDGHFGYQRTAHLYDALVKSKQPLTRNTIEERTTLQILQNSISGWTALILIIIVIFFAADIVPNDRKNKSVLKNIPLSKNSILWIKTLVVEIGVGINFLLALVVITLCTAPKYGFGSFNLRTTFYTGRLYFLQPFKYPTLGEYFGQFGIFAILIVFLFIRLTILFSIIFRNEYIAEILATMSAISGKVFYFSLGMGYVYPFLQNLPMMYFSIGESLTGNLAYLMDSPGWGFVAGLYPLIFAILIVEICMIMISHSNRVSLVKG
- a CDS encoding ABC transporter permease codes for the protein MNLTYLKSNLLIVLKSKKNQLLIVILILFSTFSLFIVENQKIGDGTKSWETYSESLQANSNYFDSEMLKKSTYKNTYDNLNKQAQELASLQNSQVFTDPVQYLNSYRNLLTTMQAGYTNHYAGANTLNVPSQFFISKELNRINYLINHKIPIVMSNESSATYLIYVLSFLGTIIFFYISFISADSWIINLNHQSVLKNIPYFFKDEIIEKIGINFILVFSSVLLSIIGAYVFAGIKHNFVTLNYPVNFYFTHALTIPLWSYCLVFLAYISGLVIFVTSLSMFLNQITKNIYLTIFIEGSIYALLFLPKDILKWLVFLPSPYLDLTNLFNGDLASNLHLTNVNFLTGYLVLLIWSLILIYGFKYLGERKG